A stretch of the Corylus avellana chromosome ca6, CavTom2PMs-1.0 genome encodes the following:
- the LOC132184914 gene encoding 17.5 kDa class I heat shock protein-like: MSLFQSLLDQRNFLDPFRGFFFESSDTRMDWKETPHVHIFEIDLPGVAKEDVKLQVHDDRVIHISGERKDLPDDDKADKWHCKERGRGSFSRQFRLPENAKVDEIKASMRDGVLTVTVPKDETKKKHQQHKAVEISGDDEGHGDGDPPKGLGRFICFKA; the protein is encoded by the coding sequence ATGTCACTATTTCAATCCCTCTTGGATCAGCGAAACTTTCTCGATCCTTTCCGAGGCTTCTTCTTCGAAAGCTCGGATACCCGGATGGACTGGAAGGAAACCCCTCACGTCCACATCTTTGAGATTGATCTTCCGGGTGTTGCGAAAGAGGACGTGAAGCTTCAAGTGCATGACGACAGAGTGATTCATATTAGTGGGGAGAGGAAAGATTTGCCGGACGACGACAAGGCCGACAAGTGGCACTGCAAGGAGAGAGGTCGTGGCAGCTTCTCGAGGCAGTTCCGTTTGCCGGAAAATGCAAAGGTCGACGAAATTAAGGCTTCAATGCGTGATGGGGTGCTTACTGTAACTGTCCCTAAAGATGAGACCAAAAAGAAGCATCAACAGCATAAGGCGGTTGAGATTTCCGGAGATGATGAAGGACATGGGGATGGGGATCCTCCTAAAGGACTTGGTCGTTTTATTTGCTTCAAAGCTTAA